CCCGTCAGCTTAGCTCAAATCTCCTTCTGCTCAGTGGGTCGTGTTTACTGAGACTCAGTCAGCAACTGCCTCCTAGAGGAATGATATACTTGAGATGAAGAGCTCCACTCAACAAGTCCCAGTTCAGCTCTCAGAGCTGTAAGTGGTAGAATACACTCAGAAAGTTCCCATTTTCTAGCCCAGAGGTGTTCTGGGttccaaaagacaaaaggacaaaaaatggtcCTTGGAAgcaaagaggagggagaagaggatagGATAGACATGTGGATAAGCTAAGACAAGATAATTTGATAAGGGAAAGAGCTCTAAAAAGTCAGATAAagactggaaacaaagtaaaagATGGCACTGGAATTGAATTCTAACAGGCAGAAATCAATGGTGTGTTCTAAGCACAAAAgaggaaccaaaaaaaaagaacaattcaggAAGCAGCTAACAGTCTGGTCTGGAGCCCCAGCATGAAACACCCTTTTCTGCCATTGTGGTCCCACTGGGCTTTGCTGTCTGCTGGGTACTTTCTGCTCTAGTGCCCTCTGCTCCTTCCCCTGCCCAGCTGACCAAAGTTGGCTTAGGCAGTGAAGCCCAGCAGAGCCGGAGACCCTGGAGCTGGATGCACATCTagctctgcctcttagaatctgaAGCATCACTCCACTCCCCACTCTCCTCATCTGTCGAGCAACAGGACTCTTATGTGCCCTTCAAGTCCCAAATCCCAAGCTCCCCTTGTCCGCCATCCAGATTAGCTACAGGGCCCTCTGACCCCTCGGCATGGACGAAGTGTTGCAGCTCTTTCAGCTCTTTCTTACAAAGCTTTCAACAACAGAAGCACTAGGCAGTGCCAAGCTTAGGGCCTGGGTCCCTCGTCTTCCCCTTAGACTGCTGTGTGTTCCCACAGACTGCCAGGCCTCCTGTGAGCAGGGCAATAGCCCCTTCCCTCCTTTATACACCCTCTTTTCTGCACTCCCTCCTCAAGCACCAGAGCCAGCAGCGTATTCAATCTAGAAAATCCTTGGCATCGAAGAGCCAGCTCTAAGATGCCAGATCAacttttcactgtttttttctcttccagtcCTCTCACCAACAAACCCAATTGCCCACCCCCCATCCCTTCCTACCTCTAAAAGCCTGTACTGTTTCTCATCTTCAGCTCATGACTAGGATCAAAGTGACTTAAGAGTTTGAAACAAAAGAGATAACTTCTGTAAAGAAATCTAAGTGAAACATCAGTTTACTGATTTCCCTGAACCATATTCAGTcaaaaaagaagtcaaaagaatagaaaaaatgagaagtacaaaaacaacaaaacaaaacaaaacaaaaaattccaccaagtttaaaggaaaagaaacagagaccaGAAAGTTGGAGAACAAGTAGCTTTCTGggaattttaattgaaataacAATATCAGTTTACAAATTGGGTATAGTTGAATCCTTTGGTACCAACTATTTTGGTACATCCCTTTCATCCATTTTGGTAGgataaaaaaggcagaaatttaTTGATATCATTTAAGTACCTTCTATTTGTtacatttcaattaaaaattgattttttgacTGTAAAAGgcctgaaaagaaaataaattttttactccattgtacctttttttcccttttcttttgctacaaatggaaaagaagcagAGTCCAAAACAGAGAACAGTGAAAGTTGAAAAATCCATGAAAGTCCCCCTTGTTCCTTGTGGCCACTGCCTATTCAGAAAGTTGTTATATGGTGTTTCTGACTTTTCAGATTAttgtaataacaaaaatatatctgTAAGGACTTTGAACTAAGATTGTGCTGGAAATCCTAGAGGCCACAGTGAAATTGTTTGGTGCTTGGGATTGGCCAAACTGGAGTCAAATGATTGGTCTATTGGCAACATGTCTGAAGAAGAAAAGGTTCCAGGTTTTAGAAGGCATAAGAAAGAAGCCTCACTTGACTTTGGGGGTTGAGAAGTAATTTTAAGAATAATAGTAacctttcaatcatttctataacTGGTCCAGGTAGAGTGGAATTCAGTTATGACAGTGGGATTGCATTGTGATTGAGAGCATCTCAGTTCCTAAAAGAGAGCGACTAGCCGCCGTACACACTGAGCCACCACCACGGGGCAGGTGTGAAGCACGAGGCAGCTTCTACTCTTCCTGACTCGGCTTTGGGAGTGGAGGGGAGCCAGGCCTGCAGGAGTGAGGCCCTGGACCTTCTCAGTGTTGCCCTCTTACTCACTGGCCCTCGTGCCCGGGAACAAAGAGCAAGTTTTAGGTCGCAAGAGTTTCTTAAAATCTtgacacttttttctttctctactttgctCAGCATTGATTGAATCTCTCACCCAGAATGGACAGACCTCTCATGGCCAGGCCAGGCCAAAAGACACATCCAGTTCTCACCGGAAAACAGGTGGGGGAGAAACTCCTTCTGCCAATGGTGAGGCTGGTGGAGAGGGCACGAAAGGCTACACACAGGACCAAGTGGAAGCTGTGAAAAGGTGGGGAGCGTGGCTGGGTAGTCCAGTGGACTTAGTAATGCCTTTCACGTTTGTGAAGGAGACCTCTTGCATTGCTTCCTGGCTGGAAGCCTCAGTAACTAATGTGCACTTGGGTATGGAGAATGAGCCCCTGTAAAACAGTTACAGTATCCCATGACCATATGTACCAAGAACCTCCAGTAGCTCCATGGAAGGTGGATGAAAAAACCTAAGACTGTCCCAGAGCACAGCCCAATCCAAATGAGCCCCTGATGGGAGGTCACCCATCACAGACATTGACTAAATCCCCTCGACAACCCCCTCCCAACGTCCCCATGCTGGGCCAGTCCTGGACCCATTCGGACATCTCTATCAGAACTGAAAGGGGCTGAATCTTCccactctttctcttctttcccccactccAACTTTCCTGCCTTCTTGCTCTTCCCCCTCCAAAAACTAGGGCGGGCAGGAGCTGGTGTAAGTCCTCTGGTGTTAGGTCAGTGGTAGAACTGGGAGGCAGTGAGGGGGCAGAGGCCGGAGGATGGCAGCGGAAGGCCCGAGTTCAGGTCCTAGTCCTTTGGGCAGATTCTGTGACCTCTGTCAAAGGAAGCCAATGACACTGTGTGCTTTACTCCctgggattattgtgaggattaaggGAGATGGCAGAAATGAAACGCTCTGTTTTCTGTGAAGGGAGGATTCTGTGAATGTGAGATTTCCTGTTCCATGGAGTGTAAAACAGAATAGGGCTTGCAAGGCCCCCTTCATTGCCACCTCAGCACTATTAAGTGATGGCGGGGAGAGGCCATGCTCTAGCGGTCTTTATTCTCCTCCTAGTTACCCCCAGGCAACCTCCTCACATTCACCTAGATTCCCTCCTCTACCCCAGATGCTGAGGACAGTGCAGCGCTAGCAGAAGCCTAGGCCAGAAATCAGCCAGTGTTAAAGTTCTCTCCCAAATAAAGATTTCTACACAAACCTCCTTTTAAACCCTGAGTCTGGAGCTCTGCTCTAAGCCCTGGGCCTGTGCTTTACCCTGACTGAGGGCACTGGGATTTCAGAGTTTTCAGGTGAATGTggtggaggaagggggggggggggggtctttaCAATTCCACCAGCTCCTTTGACCTTTACCCCGATGTGATTTCTCCTCGTGGGAAGGAATCTGTCACAGCCACGGAGCTGGGGTGGGGTGGGCCTCGGACCCTTAGGGAGGCCCCGCCACCAGGATACAGTGTGTGATCTCACCCCcgcctccctcctcttctccaggGTGAAGCAGTGCAAAGACTACTATGAGATCCTGGGGGTGAGCAGGGAAGCCTCGGAAGAAGACCTGAAGAAGGCCTACCGAAAGCTGGCACTCAAGTTTCACCCGGACAAGAACCACGCCCCTGGTGCCACGGAAGCTTTTAAAGGTGAGGGCCCGGCGCCCCCAGCTCGCATACTCAAGTCCACGTCTTTAGGAGGGACACACTTCCTGCCCTGCCTCCCAGAGTCGAGACCCCTGACAGGCATTTTCTGATCCCCCGTCTGAGGGGTGGGTGCACAAGCACAGACCCCCGGGTGTGTCAGGGAGGGTTTTTCCCCAGTTGAGAGGAGCATGGAGAGCTTCCCAGAGGAGGTGACATTTGAGTTGGGTTTCACTGGACATTCCAGCCATTGGAAAGGCACAAGTTGTGGGCATTTAGCAAGTGGAGCAAAGAGCATCAGAAGGAGAGGCCCAAGGTGCCCCGGGGCAGGCAGCGGCCCGGGTCGTTGAGGGCCTTGGGTCGGGCCAGAGAGTCCAGCTTTGCTCACCGGCGAGATTCTGAGAAGAGTTAAACATGGGAGACGGCAAGGAAGGATCCAGGGTGAGACCAAAGTGTGGGGGGAGATGGCGCCTCTGAGTCACTTTTAGGCACCTAGAAGGTCCAGATTAGGATTCCTTAACCTGGGAAGTGGTCTGGTTTGTTAAGCAGTCTGACATTACTTATTTCAACAGAATTAGTTTCCTTGgtaatctgactttatttgacgCATCGTGGTTGAGAGGAGGGATTCGTAGGCCCCAGCAGAGTGCCCAGAAGGTCTGTTAGGAACCCCTGGGCTGGGGCCCAGAGAGCCAAGACATAGAGGGGCAGAATCCAGACAACAAAGGGTCAAGCAGAGGCGCCAGCAAGGAAGGGTGCTTCAGGGGGAGCCGCTGAGGGACCGGCCGAAGCACCCAACGGTGGCCCCTTCCGAGGGGACCTGGCCCCGGGCCCGCAGCAGCCCGAGGCTGCGAGAGGCAGATTCCCTAGCGGGGAGAGGTCCAACAAGTGGACGTGGCCAGCTCATTCACATCCGTGTGCCCCGGGCAGCTCTCCAGGGCTCCGAGTGGCAGAAGCGGGCCAGCCAGCACTGATGGCATCACCGCTCTACACCATTTTACTTGCATAATAATCACAGGGAGGAAGGGCGATCCCTGGCCACCCCTTCATGGTCCCCAGTCTGTCTCTCCTGGCCTGAGAGGGCCGTCAGgcctccccctctcctccaggGCAGACGTGGCCCCCCCAGTGTTCCCTCTAATCTGCAGCAGTCCTTTGCACTGAAGGCTTAGGGGCAGGAACAGGGCCAGGGCAAGGGCCTCTTAGTGACTCCCCAGCTTGTGGAGCCACTGCTCACCACTCGGACAGCGTCCACTGTCCACAGTGTCCCCAAGTCCCCGAGGAGGGGGAGCCTGCCAGCCAAGGCCCCCACTCACTTATGTTTCTCCATCATTGCGGTCTTTCCTGGGTATCTGAGCAGCCATCTTCTCAGGCCAGGTTGGTCATCTGGGCCTTGTGGCCATTTCTCCAGTGACCACAGCCCTTCTGGCCCCCCAGAGGTAGCACCCACTGCCCGCTGAGCAGAAACAACAGTAAGGGAAGGACAGAGAAGCTCGGGACAGACTGGGTTCAGAGACTTTCCCTTGATCAGTTAGGTGGACGCCTTGCCTTAGAAATGCCCAGACGGAGGCACAGGAGGATGCAGGGATCGTGGCTGGAGCCGCTGCCCGAGCGGTCCTGAGCCTGGGCCTGGGGCTTTCTGTTTTCAGGGGCTCAGCGTTCCTTCCCAGACGTGCCCTCCCATGGCAGCTGGTGCTTCTCACGGCTTATTGGGTGGCATTGAGAGCTTTGGGAAGCCCCGCTGTGATCTTGGGGTCCTCGGCCTGTCACCAGAGGCGCAAACACCCAAGCCAGGGTCCCAGGCAGCCTTGCCTCCCCGCCCCCCCAGCCTTCTCGAGGCCTCTTCCTCCGTCCCCTCTGTTTCTCCTCCGGGACTAACCTCAGGGCTGCCGGCCTCGAAGCAGGCCTGACATCTCCGCTCCTTTGTAGCCATCGGGACGGCCTACGCCGTGCTGAGCAACTCTGAGAAGAGGCGGCAGTATGATCAGTTTGGAGATGAGAAGGGCCAGACCGCGCGCCAGGGCCAGGGCCACGGGGACTTCCACCGGGGCTTCGAAGCCGACATCTCCCCTGAAGACCTCTTCAACATGTTCTTTGGTGGCGGCTTTCCTTCCAGTAAGTAACCTCCTCCCTgtgctccccctccccctctctgtgCTCCCACTCCTGCTGCCTCCATCTGTGCTTCCCCCTCTCTTTGCTCCCACACACACCCTTGTACCGAGGGGGGCCTGACCCATCTCCCTCTGGCCCCCAGGTAACATCCACGTCTACAGCAACGGCCGCATGCGGTACACCTACCACCAGAGGCCTGACCGCCGCGAGAACCAGGGGGATGTGAGTGAAGGCTGGCCTGGGGTGGGGGCAGAGGCAGAGAGGCCGGGCCCACACCCACCAGCTGGCCTTCCCCCTGCTGCTGCTGGCACTACCAAGGCTTGAACACTGGAGGGAGACACACTCCACTCCACTGGCCGCCTCTCCCCAGGCAGCTCCGAGTCTGAGCCAGTTTTAGGCCCCTGCTCCAGAGGGGGCCAGACTCAGGCCCCTCCCCCCCATCAGTCAGCAAGCATGtatgaagcacctactaagtgTGGCTCCAGAAGCAAGGGGCTGGTGTTTGCATCCTGGCCACTGCCAGAAACCCCACAGGGGATGGCTCTTaggaaatggggggagggggtttCAGTTAATTTCTCACTTGGCTTCAGACTGACTGTGCATCTCCTCCTCCAAGGGTGGCCTAGGGCTGTTTGTCCAGCTGATGCCCATCCTCATCCTGATCATCGTGTCAGCCCTCAGCCAGATGATGGTCTCCAGCCCGCCATACAGCCTCAGCCAAAGACCGTGAGGGCCACAGATCCGGGGAGGCGGGAGGGGGAGGTCTCTGGCGGGCCGGCCCATCCTCTCTCCAAGTCAGCAGCTCCCTTTCCTCCCGACACTCTCCCCCAGTTAGCACCTCACCTGCTCCCAGCCCAGAACAGGCTCTGGGCAATTGATCTAAACATCAGGACCCTCAGCTTTTTCTCTAGGCTCCCTCCTCCAGGGGAGGGGCTCTCTTGGttttccgggggggggggggggggcctctTCTGCTTCCAAGAGTCTTCATTTCTCAGTGAACTTGCCTGGCCACAATGGCAGCAGTGCCAGGACTAGAGTCAAGTCTCCCAGCTTCTCCTCCCCAAATTCCCCACAGAGAAGGAGCATCCCCAGGCCCCGGCAACTCGGGAGGTGGAGAGAGCGTCCCCGAAGCGGCCCTGGCTCACGCTACGCCCCGTCTGTCTCCGCTGCAGGTCAGTGGGGCACATCCACAGGCGGCTGACTGAGCACCTCAAAGTGCCCTACTTTGTGTCAGACACCTTCGGGGAGGAGTTCACCGGCTCCAGCTTAAAGACGGTGGAGCGAAATGTAGAAGATGATTATGTAGCCAACCTCCGGAATAACTGTTGGAAAGAGAAGCAGCAGAGTGAGTGGGACCCCTGCCCGGGCTCTGCCCTTTGGTGGCTTTGTCCCACTTCCCTCCGAATCCCTGCCTGTGGCCTGTCATTTTAGAGGTAGAGTGTGCAGAGCCAGGGATGGGGATCCCAGGGTAGGACATAGCAGGTTGGGGGGGCTGTGAATGCTTTCATCTTCTAATGCTTTAAAGTTGGGGTGTTCCTGTCTCCCCCTCACGCTGGAGCTCTCAGATCCCTCAATGACCCTTACAGTGCATCTCAGCTGCAGGGAAGGTCTCCCCTCTTGCCAGCCTCCAAGTGACCTTACATCTGAGCCATGGGGTGCCTGCCCTTACTCCTTCAGGGCTCTCCCCTGGGCTCCGGCCTCCCCCCAGGCTGGCCTGAGAAGCCACATCCCTCCTGACCCTGTAGAGCTTATGCCCTGTGAGCCTGATTGATGCTGGTCTTTTccactcttccctcccccccgGCCCTCCAGATTCCAGGCCTAGGAAGAGAATGTCTCACTGCACATTGGACACTGGGGGTCCCCTGACATCTGTTCTCTTTTGCAGAAGAAAGTTTACTATATCGGGCCCGTTACTTCGGAGATACGAGTCTCTACCACAAAGCCCAGAGGATGGGGACCCCAAGCTGTAGCAGATTGTCAGAGGTGCAGGCCTCTCTGCATGGATAGTCAACACCAGACCACCCTGCTGAGGTCCAAGTATGAGCAGAGTCCCTCTTTGGGCCTGATTCTGACTAATGGGGCTTGTTGCACTTTAGGTGTCCATGGGAAGTGGGGCCCTCTCCCATCAGCAGTGGGGAGGAGGGTAGCAAGAGGGGAGGAGCTGGGAGCAGAGCCAAGCATAAGGCGGCACCCTATGCCTCCTTGCGGCTGGGGGGCCCAGTCAGAGTCAGGCCCGAGGGGCTGCCCCACAGACACCCCCAGTTGCCATGATTACTACAGGTTCCAGTCACCAGCAATGCCCCCCATTGGGGTTCAGGAGCTGACCTCGGGAAACTGGAAGCCTCTTCTTGGCAGGCCCCGGCTGGTAGATTTAGGTTCACATCGTCCCCCTAACTTCTGGGCTCTTGCCACTGACACCTGATGGCAGGGAATCGGCCCTCCCTGCTCCCCAGAGTCTGGAGCCTGCCAGTGCTTCCGAGGGCTCTGGCTTTGAGGTCAGGTCCTGAGAAGAAAGGTGTGGGCTCTCGTCCTTTCTTTCCCCCTGTGCCCAGCAGGGGGCAGGCGAGCAGCAGGGACAggaggaggcagagagaaggCTTCTGGGAGCCAGGGGTGGGGCGGGGCACCGCACCTGGCACCCAGTGAGGCCGTTCCAGCATCTTCACCCCTGGCTGTTCCTCTGGGCTGTGGTCAGAGCAAGAGGAACAGAATGTCAGAAGTTCGGGGTCAAATTCAGTGCAGCCGTCCCGCCCCAGCCTGTGGCCAGCCCTGGGCCTGCCTCTTCCTGCTTTCGAAGGCCTCAGAGGCAGCTCTCAGCCAGAGAGGATGGGCAGCCTCAGAGGGGCTTCTCTAGGGGCTGGCAGCCCAGCGGCGGGCATCTCCCCTCCCCACAAGCAGCTCCCCAGCAGAAGTAGGCACGGGGTGGCAGCAGCTTAGctgtggagggggaggggtgtgtgcGCCCGTGCCCGCGCCTGCCGTACACGCCGGCTCTCAGGAGGGTTACCAGCCTAACACAATTAACCACTTTCATCCTCAGACTATGAAATACCTGGAGAATTTTCGGTGAAGTGCACTGAGCCAAGTGATGGACATTATATTTAAGGAGCGAAAACCTTAAATTAAAGTGGAATTGGAGGAAGAGCAATGCACAACTGCCCCCTCTCTCACCCAATAAACACAGAAAGCCCTTAGGACAGGCCTGCCCAGCCCCTgagcttctctcttcttcccaacaCCGACTGATCGAGGTTCTGCACTCAGTGCTCGCCTAGGAAACCG
The DNA window shown above is from Sminthopsis crassicaudata isolate SCR6 chromosome 2, ASM4859323v1, whole genome shotgun sequence and carries:
- the DNAJB12 gene encoding dnaJ homolog subfamily B member 12 is translated as MESNKDEAERCITIALSAIKSRQPERALRFLEKAQRLYPTPRVRALIESLTQNGQTSHGQARPKDTSSSHRKTGGGETPSANGEAGGEGTKGYTQDQVEAVKRVKQCKDYYEILGVSREASEEDLKKAYRKLALKFHPDKNHAPGATEAFKAIGTAYAVLSNSEKRRQYDQFGDEKGQTARQGQGHGDFHRGFEADISPEDLFNMFFGGGFPSSNIHVYSNGRMRYTYHQRPDRRENQGDGGLGLFVQLMPILILIIVSALSQMMVSSPPYSLSQRPSVGHIHRRLTEHLKVPYFVSDTFGEEFTGSSLKTVERNVEDDYVANLRNNCWKEKQQKESLLYRARYFGDTSLYHKAQRMGTPSCSRLSEVQASLHG